The proteins below are encoded in one region of Planctopirus limnophila DSM 3776:
- a CDS encoding DUF6807 domain-containing protein, with protein MTQITRELTFSQSLILIFKISMLLQCLTLNTVAQATDQACLVVEISSGQVDRAAMPLCVEVPAALQKAKELSLREVTGSGDAAIGKSIPCQIEAGSPLKVWWMLDHLPAGETRRYRLTAVDSDNSKAEDGTNAPAPDMTAAVDGQALAISVEGLPVLKYQQAVMPSADPAKPFYARSGFIHPIFDPAGRAVTEAMPADHMHQHALMFAWVNAEFEGRKVDFWNSHKEQGLVRNVRLDDVQVGPVFIRFKARLEHVDQTPEDGPRVALHEVWEVKVFHRTDGFLFDWQSTLTCATESPLKLLKHDYGGLCLRGRDEWNIADGGEFLTSEGKTRANGNHTRPHWCDLSGPFPVTPVPQSPAALKATPAINGTQEPATSPAPWGGIAVLDHPSNFRFPQPVRLHPNMPYLSVTPAPLGPFEIEPGKPYVTRFRFFTHTGKPEAAVIDQLWADYAQPVASRVIE; from the coding sequence ATGACGCAAATCACTCGAGAACTTACCTTTAGTCAATCGCTCATTCTCATCTTCAAGATTTCGATGTTATTGCAGTGTCTTACTCTTAACACTGTGGCCCAGGCCACTGACCAGGCTTGTCTGGTCGTGGAAATTTCTTCGGGCCAAGTCGATCGGGCAGCGATGCCACTATGTGTTGAAGTACCTGCGGCACTGCAAAAGGCGAAAGAGCTTTCATTAAGGGAGGTCACAGGGAGTGGTGATGCTGCCATCGGTAAGTCTATTCCCTGCCAGATTGAAGCAGGTTCGCCGCTGAAGGTCTGGTGGATGCTTGATCATCTTCCGGCTGGCGAAACTCGGAGGTATCGGCTTACTGCGGTTGATTCTGACAATTCAAAAGCTGAAGACGGCACCAATGCTCCCGCTCCCGACATGACCGCTGCTGTTGATGGGCAGGCTTTGGCCATCTCGGTCGAAGGCTTGCCAGTCCTCAAGTATCAGCAGGCGGTCATGCCCTCGGCTGATCCTGCCAAGCCGTTCTATGCTCGCAGCGGGTTTATTCATCCAATCTTTGACCCGGCTGGCCGCGCGGTCACGGAGGCGATGCCCGCTGACCATATGCATCAGCACGCCCTCATGTTCGCCTGGGTGAATGCCGAGTTTGAGGGCCGCAAGGTTGATTTCTGGAACAGTCATAAAGAGCAGGGGCTTGTCCGGAATGTGCGTTTGGACGATGTCCAGGTGGGCCCGGTCTTTATCCGCTTCAAAGCCCGTCTCGAACATGTGGATCAGACTCCGGAAGACGGCCCTCGAGTCGCACTGCATGAGGTTTGGGAAGTCAAAGTGTTCCATCGAACGGATGGATTTCTCTTCGACTGGCAATCGACCCTCACCTGTGCGACGGAGTCTCCTCTCAAACTCTTGAAGCATGATTACGGTGGCTTATGCCTGCGTGGACGCGACGAGTGGAATATCGCCGACGGTGGCGAATTCCTGACCAGCGAAGGCAAAACACGAGCCAATGGGAACCATACGCGGCCTCACTGGTGCGATCTTTCCGGCCCTTTCCCAGTCACTCCCGTCCCTCAATCGCCGGCAGCATTAAAGGCGACTCCAGCGATAAACGGTACCCAAGAGCCAGCGACGTCACCTGCTCCCTGGGGCGGGATTGCGGTTCTCGACCATCCGTCGAATTTTCGCTTCCCGCAACCTGTCCGGCTGCATCCCAACATGCCTTACCTTTCGGTCACACCGGCACCTTTGGGCCCTTTTGAGATCGAACCGGGGAAGCCTTATGTCACCCGCTTTCGATTTTTCACACATACGGGCAAGCCTGAGGCCGCCGTCATCGACCAGCTCTGGGCGGATTACGCACAGCCTGTGGCCAGCCGGGTGATTGAGTAG
- a CDS encoding GNAT family N-acetyltransferase has product MTRTSIRPLTFPEVEQLVNWAALEGWNPGVHDAANFWAADPEGFLGLEVDGELAGGGSVVRHNPHFGFMGLFILRPEFRGQGLGEQLWYARRDHLLARLTPLPETTSGTIGLDAVTNMIPFYAKGGFVPQYRHCRYEAQAHSLPVVAKASEIVELDSIPRERIEVLDARCFPGARPNFLNRWLTQPGIVSLAWQEGKNLRGYSLLRRCRVGWKLAPLYAETPEIARALLLTSFQHTEGQSLLMDVPENNQAAIELCQSLGMTQIFECTRMYFGPIPTLAHEQIFGITSLELG; this is encoded by the coding sequence ATGACCAGAACTTCGATTCGTCCTCTGACCTTCCCCGAAGTGGAACAGCTCGTCAACTGGGCGGCTCTGGAGGGATGGAACCCGGGCGTTCATGATGCAGCCAACTTCTGGGCCGCTGATCCTGAAGGGTTTCTAGGCCTTGAAGTCGATGGCGAACTGGCGGGAGGCGGGAGTGTTGTCCGCCACAACCCCCACTTCGGCTTCATGGGGCTGTTCATCCTCCGCCCCGAGTTTCGCGGCCAGGGCCTGGGCGAACAGTTGTGGTATGCCCGCCGGGATCATCTGCTGGCCAGACTCACACCGTTACCAGAAACCACTTCAGGAACGATCGGCCTCGATGCCGTCACCAACATGATTCCCTTCTATGCCAAAGGCGGGTTTGTGCCCCAATATCGACATTGCCGGTACGAGGCCCAGGCCCATTCGTTGCCAGTGGTTGCGAAGGCGAGTGAGATTGTCGAATTGGATTCCATTCCTAGAGAACGGATCGAAGTTTTGGATGCTCGCTGTTTTCCCGGTGCACGCCCGAATTTCCTGAATCGCTGGCTGACACAACCGGGGATTGTTTCACTCGCATGGCAGGAGGGAAAAAACCTTCGTGGCTACAGTCTTTTGCGGCGTTGCCGAGTGGGTTGGAAGCTGGCTCCTTTGTATGCCGAGACCCCTGAAATTGCCCGGGCGCTGTTGCTCACCAGCTTTCAGCATACCGAAGGACAATCGCTGCTCATGGATGTTCCCGAGAACAACCAGGCTGCGATTGAACTCTGTCAAAGTCTCGGGATGACTCAGATCTTTGAATGTACACGTATGTATTTCGGCCCCATCCCAACGCTCGCGCATGAGCAGATCTTCGGGATCACGTCTTTAGAACTGGGTTAA
- a CDS encoding DoxX family protein, translating into MPVWLSKSVNYYRLGASLLNRLQPVLLLVLRLHFGYQFSKGGWGKLANLQSTSEFFAGLGIPAPGINAVMAGMTELVGGACLLLGLFSRVSTIPLIGTMLVAYVTAHPDELRALFGNTNLFLKAPPFLFLLTSMLVLLFGPGCFSVDWCLARFLDRQTTIGTGMSAATPPPTMSADDMMSGASPMRPPLTADMKPGSR; encoded by the coding sequence ATGCCTGTCTGGTTATCGAAATCGGTGAATTACTATCGGCTCGGTGCATCGCTCCTGAATCGTCTGCAACCCGTGCTGCTGCTCGTTCTGCGGTTGCATTTCGGCTATCAGTTCAGCAAAGGTGGCTGGGGGAAGCTGGCGAACCTCCAATCGACCAGCGAGTTTTTCGCCGGCCTGGGGATCCCCGCACCGGGTATCAACGCCGTCATGGCCGGCATGACGGAACTCGTGGGAGGCGCGTGCCTGCTGCTGGGTCTCTTCTCGCGTGTCAGTACGATCCCGCTCATCGGCACCATGCTGGTCGCCTATGTGACGGCCCATCCCGACGAATTGCGTGCCCTGTTCGGAAACACCAACCTCTTCCTTAAAGCACCACCTTTTCTATTTCTGCTGACTTCAATGCTCGTACTGCTGTTCGGTCCCGGCTGCTTTTCGGTCGACTGGTGTCTGGCCCGCTTCCTCGACCGACAGACGACGATTGGCACCGGGATGTCTGCTGCGACACCGCCTCCCACGATGTCGGCCGACGACATGATGTCAGGTGCCTCGCCGATGCGACCTCCCTTGACCGCCGACATGAAACCCGGCTCTCGCTGA
- a CDS encoding HvfC/BufC N-terminal domain-containing protein: MHSLEQTLYWMQTVITHPLGVAEGIASTAARRVIDIDPANAEEVVTRSETLSAVQRMEIYSHAYYARLLDCLREEFPALRYSLGEELFDEFAVGYLQDYPSASYTLFELGSRFPRYLRETRPPRAESTVGSSQSADWADFLIDLAEWELVFNQVFDGPGLESKSAFQVNQLLQLTPVQLVETRLFVSPALRLLRFKFPVSRYFSAFRRQEMPELPEPEQSLIAISRRRFKVKTLELTPAAYEILYALIQGQTIGDAIAAAAPYTDLHAASFGDELRTWFHQWAELGFFEFALIPD; encoded by the coding sequence ATGCATAGCCTCGAACAAACCTTGTACTGGATGCAGACCGTCATCACGCATCCGCTCGGAGTTGCCGAAGGCATCGCGTCCACGGCCGCCCGCCGCGTCATCGATATTGACCCTGCGAACGCCGAGGAGGTCGTGACTCGGTCGGAGACACTGTCCGCCGTCCAGCGGATGGAGATCTACAGCCACGCCTACTACGCCCGGCTGCTCGACTGTCTACGGGAAGAGTTCCCTGCCCTCCGGTACTCTCTGGGAGAAGAACTTTTCGACGAGTTCGCCGTGGGTTATCTGCAGGATTATCCCTCCGCCAGTTACACGCTGTTCGAACTCGGGTCGCGTTTTCCCAGATATCTGCGCGAGACCCGACCCCCTCGCGCCGAATCAACGGTTGGCTCAAGTCAATCAGCCGACTGGGCCGACTTTCTGATCGATCTGGCCGAGTGGGAATTGGTCTTCAATCAGGTATTCGACGGCCCGGGCCTGGAGTCAAAATCAGCCTTCCAAGTGAACCAACTGCTGCAACTCACGCCAGTTCAGCTGGTCGAAACCCGGCTGTTTGTGTCACCCGCACTTCGCCTGCTCCGCTTCAAATTTCCCGTCTCCCGCTATTTCTCCGCCTTCCGTCGCCAGGAAATGCCCGAACTTCCCGAACCGGAACAGTCGCTCATCGCCATTAGTCGTCGTCGCTTCAAGGTCAAGACCCTTGAGTTGACACCCGCCGCGTATGAGATTCTTTACGCTTTGATTCAGGGCCAGACGATTGGTGATGCGATCGCTGCCGCCGCTCCATACACCGATCTCCACGCCGCTTCATTTGGCGACGAACTGAGAACCTGGTTCCACCAGTGGGCGGAGCTCGGCTTCTTCGAATTCGCCCTCATCCCCGATTGA